The following are from one region of the Odontesthes bonariensis isolate fOdoBon6 chromosome 16, fOdoBon6.hap1, whole genome shotgun sequence genome:
- the tbl2 gene encoding transducin beta-like protein 2, with amino-acid sequence MEVAALVALTLLLGALVVLVALAVGKRKEEIREETEQAAECAAEASVVKGPASKKPKQDKQRNRKDKPAQHSFSHPLLAASLKGHSGNVTCFDFSSNGKYLASCADDRTVRIWSTKDFLEREHKCLRANVELDHATLVRFSPDSRAFITWLANGDTIRIFKMIKKDDGTFNFKAASEDFPPKHKAAILNIGIAETGKFIMSASTDTNILIWDLKGELLASINTNQMTNSYAAISPCGRFVASCGFTPDVKVWEVCFGKGGEFKEVARAFDLKGHSAGVHAFAFSNDSHRMVTVSKDGTWKLWNTDVEYKKQQDPYLLKTVPCASSEGSRVALSPDGRVVAISDGCNVAMYDAASGKLEEDLRGVHSEEINELRFDVNGRFLACSGDKAIRVFHNAPGYRAAIRDMQDMLKKAQNEAMKQRLQQQIREAQSALDTVLAAPVD; translated from the exons ATGGAGGTAGCTGCTCTTGTTGCCTTGACTTTATTATTGGGTGCACTGGTTGTTCTGGTCGCATTGGCGGTGGGCAAGCGGAAAGAAGAAATAAGAGAGGAAACAGAGCAGGCAGCGGAGTGTGCAG CCGAAGCCAGTGTTGTGAAGGGCCCTGCCTCTAAGAAGCCGAAGCAGGACAAGCAGCGCAACCGTAAGGACAAACCTGCACAGCACAGCTTCAGCCATCCACTGCTGGCAGCCTCACTGAAG GGCCACAGTGGGAACGTGACGTGTTTTGATTTCAGCAGCAACGGGAAGTACCTGGCATCCTGCGCTGACGACCGCACCGTCCGGATTTGGAGCACCAAAGACTTCCTGGAGCGGGAACATAAATGTCTGAGAGCTAATGTGGAGCTGGATCACGCCACGCTGGTCCGCTTCAGCCCAGACTCCAG GGCTTTTATCACCTGGCTGGCCAATGGAGATACTATTCGAATATTCAAAATGATCAAGAAGGATGACGGCACCTTTAACTTTAAAGCTGCCTCGGAGGATTTCCCACCGAAACACAAGGCCGCTATACTCAACATCGGCATCGCAGAGACGG gAAAGTTTATAATGAGTGCCTCCACAGACACCAACATCCTCATTTGGGACCTGAAGGGAGAGCTGCTGGCCTCCATCAACACTAATCAAATGACCAATTCTTATGCTGCAATCTCCCCCTGTGGAAG GTTTGTAGCTTCCTGTGGCTTCACTCCCGATGTGAAGGTGTGGGAGGTTTGCTTTGGGAAAGGAGGAGAGTTCAAAGAGGTGGCACGAGCGTTTGACTTGAAGGGCCACTCTGCAGGAGTTCACGCGTTTGCCTTTTCCAATGATTCTCACAG AATGGTCACTGTCTCCAAAGACGGGACATGGAAGCTGTGGAACACAGATGTGGAGTATAAAAAGCAGCAGGATCCCTACCTCCTGAAGACGGTTCCCTGTGCCTCATCAGAGGGCAGCCGGGTGGCCTTATCTCCGGACGGGCGGGTGGTGGCCATCAGCGACGGCTGTAATGTGGCCATGTACGACGCGGCCAGCGGAAAGCTGGAGGAGGACCTGCGTGGCGTCCACAGCGAGGAGATCAACGAGCTTAGATTTGATGTTAACGGCCGCTTCTTGGCGTGCAGCGGCGACAAGGCAATCCGAGTGTTTCACAACGCGCCGGGCTACCGGGCGGCCATCAGAGACATGCAGGACATGCTGAAAAAGGCCCAGAACGAGGCCATGAAGCAGagactgcagcagcagatcagagAGGCTCAGAGCGCCCTGGACACTGTGCTCGCCGCTCCCGTTGACTGA